The Dermacentor albipictus isolate Rhodes 1998 colony chromosome 2, USDA_Dalb.pri_finalv2, whole genome shotgun sequence genome has a segment encoding these proteins:
- the LOC135918871 gene encoding protein rhomboid-like gives MGSGMAAARKQKIWLEEIPFWADIYRKLQRGDKAYAAELMAFLKPMSKCPASVLEELNELVNEDETSWLTLEQFLLITTSGRPATVRQRRFHRVVTAAANVYAGKLQRARVVRLAMVDYPLFLLQVLFFVLISVAQVVTYFQYLHWCCPSSAKEVEDYLRFVDKLVLAVERKREFWRNVSFVLVSYNGLSLVASVVIQMLFCLPVSFLHSPWKIPFIYVAGAFAAAQLNVICGYCFTLGASAALYSVVWAHVVDVLVNRSQFGRVVGRVAMVLLFTAADAVQVYYLNRLQSIGTLPHLIGVVVGCTMGIVILRKNRGQKWEKWVYGIIKYLHWAVIVLSLWQATRGSTY, from the exons ATGGGAAGTGGCATGGCGGCGGCCAGAAAACAGAAGATATGGCTGGAGGAGATTCCCTTCTGGGCCGATATCTACAGGAAGCTACAGCGTGGCGACAAGGCCTATGCAGCGGAACTAATGGCGTTCCTCAAACCCATGTCAAAGTGCCCTGCCAGTGTACTCGAGGAGCTCAATGAGCTTGTGAATGAAGACGAAACGAGCTGGCTCACGCTCGAACAGTTCCTCCTCATCACAACCTCTGGTCGCCCCGCCACCGTCCGACAGAGGCGATTCCACAGGGTCGTCACGGCGGCCGCCAACGTCTACGCCGGAAAGCTGCAGCGGGCGAGGGTGGTACGGTTGGCCATGGTCGACTACCCCCTCTTTTTGCTTCAG GTCCTGTTCTTCGTCCTCATCTCGGTGGCGCAGGTCGTCACGTACTTCCAGTACTTGCACTGGTGCTGTCCGAGCAGCGCCAAGGAAGTCGAGGACTACCTTCGCTTCGTCGACAAGCTCGTCCTTGCGGTGGAACGCAAGCGCGAGTTCTGGCGCAACGTATCGTTTGTGCTCGTCAGTTACAACGGACTGTCGCTTGTAGCGAGCGTAGTGATCCAGATGCTGTTCTGCCTCCCCGTCAGCTTTTTGCACAGTCCCTGGAAGATACCGTTCATCTACGTGGCCGGAGCGTTCGCCGCCGCTCAACTGAACGTCATCTGCGGCTATTGCTTCACCCTCGGGGCCTCAGCGGCTCTCTACTCAGTAGTTTGGGCGCACGTGGTCGACGTCCTAGTCAACCGTTCCCAGTTCGGCAGAGTCGTTGGGCGCGTCGCCATGGTCCTCCTCTTCACCGCTGCCGACGCGGTTCAGGTGTACTACCTGAATCGCCTGCAGAGCATAGGCACTCTGCCTCACCTTATCGGTGTCGTAGTTGGCTGCACAATGGGCATCGTGATCCTGCGCAAGAACCGGGGCCAGAAATGGGAGAAGTGGGTTTATGGCATAATCAAATACCTTCACTGGGCAGTGATCGTTCTTTCGCTTTGGCAGGCCACAAGGGGATCGACGTATTAG
- the LOC135917511 gene encoding rhomboid-related protein 2-like, which translates to MESHFEGAQVPEIPGRNNDVDELREGCATEASRGDYQQLVDLLMSAPAPTSTRLQVSDLRRVLGCCRTGDLLTEYVESSEAEGRDSLTLRECRDAYHAGKYLESRPWMLHVLRFSTILVVGKRSRQSAILKRVGSLSLPERSDPLIRVKMCSTACGVVAHFPLFIVIVSLVQVATFSYHCAVPSCSEFTKDRQLCQLPCNSSLIFNPRKRRELWRFLTYSLVHDGFLHLGSNVLLQIAFAFPLEVVHSWGPIMLVYVSGLLCGPLAQSLLNPDAYIAGSSSGVYSLQTAHLAHILTNIRDMELVGLRIAMLLLVYLNDLYSILRGPQSRHGQVLSYAGHYGGALAGLVIGLPVLNSARHRRPCF; encoded by the exons ATGGAGTCACACTTCGAGGGCGCCCAGGTTCCGGAAATTCCAGGAAGAAATAACGACGTAGACGAACTGCGGGAAGGATGTGCAACTGAAGCGAGCCGCGGCGACTACCAGCAGCTCGTCGACCTGTTGATGAGCGCTCCGGCACCGACTTCGACAAGGCTTCAAGTGAGCGACCTTCGACGGGTCTTGGGCTGCTGCCGTACCGGCGACCTTCTCACAGAGTACGTGGAGAGTTCCGAAGCCGAAGGCAGGGACTCGCTGACGTTGCGGGAGTGTCGGGACGCCTACCATGCCGGAAAGTACCTCGAATCGAGGCCCTGGATGCTGCACGTCCTGCGATTCTCGACCATACTCGTCGTGGGAAAACGCAGCCGCCAATCAGCGATTCTGAAGCGCGTTGGGAGTCTCTCGTTGCCGGAACGCAGTGATCCGTTGATCAGAGTGAAGATGTGCTCCACGGCGTGTGGCGTTGTCGCACACTTTCCCCTTTTCATCGTGATCGTCTCACTGGTTCAG GTGGCAACGTTTAGCTACCACTGCGCGGTGCCTTCGTGCTCCGAATTCACGAAGGATCGGCAGCTTTGCCAACTACCCTGCAACAGCTCCCTCATCTTCAACCCGCGCAAACGCCGCGAGTTGTGGCGGTTCCTGACTTACTCGCTCGTTCACGACGGTTTCCTGCACCTTGGCAGCAACGTGTTGCTCCAGATTGCCTTCGCCTTCCCACTGGAAGTAGTCCATTCGTGGGGCCCAATTATGCTCGTCTACGTCAGCGGGCTACTGTGCGGTCCGCTAGCGCAGTCGCTGCTAAACCCCGATGCATATATTGCGGGCTCATCGAGCGGAGTCTACTCCCTTCAGACAGCACACTTGGCGCACATCCTGACCAACATCCGGGACATGGAACTGGTTGGGCTCAGAATAGCCATGTTGCTTCTCGTGTACTTGAACGACCTGTACTCGATCTTACGGGGCCCCCAGAGCCGCCATGGACAGGTGTTGAGCTACGCTGGTCACTATGGTGGGGCGCTGGCTGGTTTGGTGATAGGGCTTCCTGTGCTGAACTCTGCGCGACACAGGCGCCCCTGTTTTTGA